A single genomic interval of uncultured Pseudodesulfovibrio sp. harbors:
- the radC gene encoding DNA repair protein RadC, translating into MKETRKPHYLGHRQRLKEKLARDSRSLADYEILELALALVIPRRDTKPLAKELIERFGSLKDAIMARPDRLSDVKGIGPSVLAQWTLMQEVFARVGEASTRSKTPLSDPTEVAKAAMARIGNKGTEEFWVAFLDTKNRVIAWEQVSKGTVDATPVFPREIMAAALRLEAASIILAHNHPGGDPSPSMEDIMLTDRIRETATGLDIRVLDHIVVTDHDYYSFNDHGRL; encoded by the coding sequence ATGAAGGAAACCAGGAAGCCCCATTATCTCGGCCACCGCCAGCGCCTCAAGGAGAAGCTGGCTCGGGACAGCCGCAGCCTTGCCGACTACGAAATACTCGAACTCGCGCTGGCTCTGGTGATCCCCCGCCGGGATACGAAACCGCTCGCCAAGGAACTCATTGAGCGGTTCGGTTCATTGAAAGACGCGATAATGGCACGTCCGGACCGGCTTTCCGACGTCAAGGGCATCGGCCCGTCGGTTCTTGCCCAGTGGACGCTCATGCAGGAAGTCTTTGCACGCGTGGGCGAAGCGTCCACCCGCAGCAAGACCCCCCTGTCCGATCCGACGGAAGTCGCAAAGGCAGCGATGGCACGTATCGGCAACAAGGGAACGGAAGAGTTCTGGGTGGCGTTTCTGGACACGAAGAACAGGGTCATCGCATGGGAACAGGTCAGCAAGGGGACGGTTGACGCCACCCCGGTTTTCCCCCGCGAAATCATGGCCGCCGCCCTTCGGCTCGAGGCCGCGAGCATCATCCTCGCCCACAACCACCCCGGAGGCGACCCGTCCCCGTCCATGGAGGACATCATGCTCACTGACCGCATCCGGGAAACCGCCACAGGTCTCGACATCCGGGTGCTGGACCACATCGTCGTCACGGACCACGACTATTACAGCTTCAACGACCACGGACGGCTCTAA
- a CDS encoding acylphosphatase encodes MKEMHCIVHGKVQGVWYRAWAAETAREMGLAGWVRNRTDGCVEITAQGSTVQLEEYRACLYDGPPLARVSDVTTDFTDPDEIFEGFKARY; translated from the coding sequence ATGAAGGAAATGCATTGCATCGTTCACGGCAAGGTTCAGGGCGTCTGGTATCGTGCATGGGCTGCGGAAACAGCCCGCGAAATGGGTCTCGCGGGATGGGTTCGCAACCGCACCGACGGTTGTGTCGAAATCACGGCACAGGGAAGCACCGTCCAGTTGGAAGAGTACCGCGCATGCCTGTATGACGGACCGCCCCTCGCCCGAGTGAGCGACGTCACAACGGACTTCACGGACCCGGACGAGATTTTCGAGGGGTTCAAAGCCCGTTATTAA